A region from the Sorex araneus isolate mSorAra2 chromosome 6, mSorAra2.pri, whole genome shotgun sequence genome encodes:
- the LOC129406125 gene encoding caskin-2-like — protein MPLRTASLASPGSPTSHDPEGFPPSGGVSHGNVCLAVEKLCNEGSALPVLARGNVSFPSKVGPARGRAGPRREAAAARGAGPGRREQRPAPTAPRGRGALAQAPYVTARAGDSLEGAVLFNHYTGPAPAAPPPPLTKWRRPWRTPPTPPRPHFVEASGRCAPTAWAEGAGEPGAAGTRRPWAALRSLPRRRVRPRTRRETARGGGRTGIPAAPLRGRRSGRPPAPDADGR, from the coding sequence ATGCCACTCCGGACCGCGTCGCTGGCCAGCCCAGGGTCACCGACGAGTCACGACCCGGAGGGTTTTCCCCCCTCAGGTGGTGTTTCCCATGGGAACGTTTGTTTGGCTGTGGAGAAATTATGTAATGAGGGGAGCGCGCTTCCGGTGCTCGCTCGAGGAAACGTTTCTTTCCCGAGCAAAGTTGGGCCCGCGCGGGGTCGGGCCGGGCCGCGGCGCGAGGCCGCCGCCgcccgaggggcggggccgggccggcgggagCAGCGCCCTGCCCCCACTGCGCCCAGGGGTCGCGGCGCACTCGCGCAGGCCCCTTACGTAACCGCGCGCGCCGGGGATTCCCTGGAGGGGGCCGTTCTCTTCAACCATTACACGGGCCCGGCTCctgccgcgccgccgccgccgctcacAAAATGGCGGCGCCCATGGCGGACGCCGCCGACGCCGCCTCGGCCCCATTTTGTGGAGGCGAGCGGCCGGTGCGCGCCGACGGCCTGGGCCGAGGGCGCTGGCGAACCGGGCGCCGCGGGGACGCGCCGGCCGTGGGCCGCGCTCCGGTCCCTGCCGCGGCGCCGTGTGCGCCCGAGGACGCGCCGCGAGACGGCGCGCGGCGGGGGTCGCACGGGGATCCCCGCGGCTCCCCTCAGGGGCCGCCGCTCGGGGCGCCCGCCGGCTCCCGACGCGGATGGACGGTGA